In one Paracoccus everestensis genomic region, the following are encoded:
- the purD gene encoding phosphoribosylamine--glycine ligase produces the protein MNILILGGGGREHALAWAIRQNPKCDRLIVAPGNAGIANVAECADLNILSRAEVLEFAQENAVDFVVIGPEAPLAAGVSDALRDAGFLVFGPSQAAAQLEASKAFTKKICDACGAPTAAWARFTDAASARDHVTAHGAPIVVKADGLAAGKGVTVAETVEQAQGAIDAIFDGEFGEMSVVIEEFMAGEEASFFILCDGTDCLPLGTAQDHKRVGEGDNGPNTGGMGAYSPAPVLTDALQEQVMAQIVRPTVAQMAARGMPFQGVLYAGLMIHEGRARLVEYNVRFGDPECQALMMRLGGQMLDLLLACAEGRLAGASVNWADDHALTVVMAARGYPGSYKKGSVIGGLDKLAETSFEMTFHAGTASKDGQVIAAGGRVLTCTGRGATLAEAHRRAYAQVDAINWPDGFCRRDIGWRAL, from the coding sequence ATGAACATCCTGATCCTTGGCGGCGGCGGGCGCGAACACGCCTTGGCCTGGGCCATCCGGCAGAACCCGAAATGCGACCGCCTGATCGTGGCGCCGGGCAATGCGGGCATCGCCAATGTCGCGGAATGCGCAGACCTGAACATCCTGTCGCGCGCCGAGGTTCTGGAATTCGCCCAGGAAAATGCCGTCGACTTTGTGGTGATCGGACCCGAGGCGCCGTTGGCCGCCGGTGTATCCGACGCCCTGCGCGATGCCGGTTTTCTGGTTTTCGGTCCCTCCCAGGCCGCAGCGCAGCTCGAGGCGTCAAAGGCCTTTACCAAGAAAATCTGCGATGCCTGCGGGGCGCCCACTGCAGCCTGGGCGCGTTTCACCGATGCCGCAAGCGCACGCGACCATGTCACCGCCCATGGCGCCCCCATCGTGGTCAAGGCCGACGGGTTGGCCGCAGGCAAGGGCGTGACCGTGGCCGAAACCGTGGAACAGGCGCAGGGGGCGATCGACGCGATCTTCGACGGCGAATTCGGCGAGATGTCGGTCGTCATCGAAGAATTCATGGCGGGCGAGGAAGCCAGCTTCTTCATCCTGTGCGACGGGACCGACTGCTTGCCCCTGGGCACAGCCCAGGACCACAAGCGCGTAGGCGAAGGGGACAACGGCCCCAACACTGGCGGCATGGGCGCATACAGCCCCGCGCCGGTCCTGACCGATGCCTTGCAGGAACAGGTGATGGCGCAGATCGTGCGCCCGACCGTGGCCCAGATGGCAGCGCGGGGAATGCCCTTCCAGGGTGTCCTCTACGCGGGGCTGATGATCCACGAAGGCCGGGCGCGTCTGGTCGAATACAACGTCCGCTTCGGGGATCCGGAATGCCAGGCGCTGATGATGCGGCTTGGCGGGCAGATGCTGGACCTGCTTCTGGCCTGCGCCGAGGGGCGGCTGGCCGGAGCCTCGGTCAACTGGGCTGACGATCATGCCCTGACGGTCGTGATGGCCGCGCGCGGCTATCCCGGCAGCTATAAGAAAGGCAGCGTGATCGGCGGACTGGACAAGCTGGCCGAAACCAGTTTCGAAATGACCTTTCATGCAGGCACCGCCAGCAAGGACGGCCAGGTCATCGCCGCGGGCGGGCGCGTCCTGACCTGCACCGGCCGAGGCGCCACACTGGCCGAGGCACATCGGCGCGCCTATGCCCAGGTCGATGCCATCAACTGGCCGGACGGATTCTGCCGCCGGGATATCGGCTGGCGTGCGCTCTGA
- the xseA gene encoding exodeoxyribonuclease VII large subunit, whose translation MDLLEDVPGSNAHEFTVSELSGAVKRSLEDQFGRVRVRGEIGRVSRPSSGHIYFDLKDDRSVLAAVTWKGQAAKLAQRPEEGMEVIATGRITTFPGQSKYQLIVDQIEPAGLGALMAMLEKRRQALAAEGLFDEGRKRPLPSLPRVIGVVTSPSGAVIRDILHRLRDRFPTRVLIWPVAVQGEGCAPQVAAAIRGFNDLPPGGPIPRPDLLIVARGGGSLEDLWGFNEEAVVRAAAESRIPLISAVGHETDTTLIDFASDRRAPTPTAAAEMAVPVLAELAARLAESQARLTRCSQHHIDRPRQRLRDLSRALGRPGALTEAARQRLDLWAGRLDPALHGLVRTRRHQLAARPMPVALLRRFTDRKAHTLHGLEHRLDAAAARRLERRRDRTTAMGQRLDASLVRVMATTRRAIAQQDGRLADLTRRLGLAVQRSISSRDQAMQRVDRLRLSLGYKETLKRGFVVVHGPEGVITTVQAARQMPQVDLEFADGRVTVRPEGVPKPARKPKPPEQQTLF comes from the coding sequence ATGGATTTGCTGGAAGACGTGCCGGGCAGCAATGCCCATGAATTTACGGTTTCGGAACTGTCGGGCGCGGTGAAGCGCAGCCTGGAGGATCAGTTCGGCCGCGTCCGCGTGCGCGGAGAGATCGGGCGGGTTTCGCGGCCGTCGTCGGGGCATATCTACTTCGACCTCAAGGATGATCGGTCTGTCTTGGCCGCCGTGACCTGGAAAGGGCAGGCGGCCAAGCTGGCGCAGCGTCCCGAGGAGGGGATGGAAGTCATCGCCACCGGTCGCATCACCACCTTTCCGGGCCAATCCAAGTATCAGCTGATCGTCGATCAGATCGAACCGGCGGGACTGGGCGCGCTGATGGCAATGCTGGAAAAGCGTCGTCAGGCCCTTGCCGCCGAGGGGCTGTTCGATGAAGGGCGCAAGCGTCCCTTGCCAAGCTTGCCACGCGTGATCGGGGTCGTGACCTCGCCGTCCGGAGCGGTGATCCGCGACATCCTGCACCGGCTGCGGGACCGCTTTCCCACACGCGTGCTGATCTGGCCGGTGGCCGTTCAGGGCGAAGGCTGCGCGCCGCAGGTGGCGGCGGCGATCCGGGGGTTCAACGATCTGCCGCCCGGGGGGCCGATCCCGCGTCCCGACCTGCTTATCGTCGCACGGGGTGGCGGCAGCCTGGAGGATTTGTGGGGCTTCAATGAGGAGGCCGTGGTCCGTGCGGCCGCCGAAAGCCGCATTCCGCTGATTTCCGCCGTGGGCCATGAAACCGACACGACGCTGATCGACTTTGCATCCGACCGCCGCGCGCCGACGCCCACGGCTGCGGCGGAAATGGCGGTGCCGGTCCTTGCGGAACTGGCTGCTCGACTGGCGGAATCGCAGGCGCGGCTGACTCGGTGCAGCCAGCATCACATCGACCGCCCACGCCAGCGGCTGCGCGACCTGTCCCGCGCGCTTGGCCGCCCCGGCGCGCTGACGGAAGCGGCGCGGCAGCGGCTGGACCTGTGGGCCGGACGGCTGGATCCCGCTCTGCATGGGTTGGTGCGGACGCGCAGGCACCAATTGGCCGCGCGTCCCATGCCGGTGGCCCTGCTGCGGCGGTTCACGGATCGCAAGGCGCACACGCTGCATGGGCTGGAGCATCGGCTGGATGCGGCTGCGGCCCGCAGGCTGGAACGACGTCGCGATCGGACAACCGCCATGGGGCAACGGCTGGACGCCTCGCTTGTGCGGGTGATGGCCACCACACGGCGGGCGATTGCCCAGCAGGACGGGCGGCTGGCGGACCTGACGCGGCGGCTTGGCCTAGCCGTTCAGCGGTCGATCAGCAGCCGCGACCAAGCCATGCAACGGGTGGACCGGCTGCGATTGTCGCTAGGCTACAAGGAAACGCTGAAGCGCGGTTTTGTGGTCGTCCACGGTCCTGAAGGCGTGATCACCACGGTACAGGCGGCGCGGCAGATGCCGCAGGTCGATCTGGAATTCGCCGATGGCCGCGTGACGGTTCGCCCCGAGGGCGTGCCGAAACCTGCCAGGAAACCCAAGCCGCCCGAGCAGCAGACCTTGTTCTGA
- a CDS encoding MFS transporter has product MPPDLGRARRNVIVLVAAQAILGAQMSVIFIVGGLAGQILAPNPCVATLPLSMIVLGSALTARPLARFMQDHGRQAGFLLAVLAGGLGAALAAWGLWAGSFWLFMAGSLLTGVYMSAQGFYRFAATDLASDDYAPRAISWVMAGGLAAAIIGPAIVRATDGLTAVPFLAAYLAVIGLNALGPFLFAFLDSPRPAAAEGNQPAGRPLAELVRRPQIAVATICGMVAYALMNLVMTSTPLAVVGCGFAPTDAANIVSAHVLAMFAPSFFTGHLIARFGAERIVALGLFLLALAGAAALSGVELSHFFAALVLLGMGWNFGYIGATTMLTRAHAPEERGGVQGLNDAVVFGGVFLASLSSGGLMNCSSGTVVAGWNAVNLAMLPFLVLAGAALIWLMLSPKEA; this is encoded by the coding sequence TTGCCCCCGGACCTGGGCCGCGCCCGGCGCAACGTGATCGTGCTGGTTGCGGCGCAGGCCATCCTGGGCGCACAGATGTCGGTGATCTTCATTGTCGGCGGGCTTGCAGGCCAGATCCTGGCGCCCAATCCCTGCGTCGCCACCCTGCCCTTGTCGATGATCGTCCTGGGGTCCGCATTGACTGCGCGGCCCTTGGCACGATTCATGCAGGATCACGGCAGGCAGGCGGGGTTCTTGCTGGCCGTTCTGGCGGGCGGGCTGGGCGCGGCCCTAGCGGCCTGGGGGCTTTGGGCGGGGTCGTTCTGGCTGTTCATGGCAGGATCGCTGCTGACCGGCGTCTATATGTCGGCCCAAGGGTTCTATCGCTTTGCCGCGACCGATCTTGCGTCCGACGACTATGCCCCCCGTGCGATCAGCTGGGTCATGGCGGGGGGGTTGGCCGCCGCGATCATCGGCCCCGCCATTGTGCGCGCGACGGATGGCCTGACGGCAGTCCCATTCTTGGCGGCCTATCTGGCGGTGATCGGACTGAACGCGCTTGGACCTTTCCTGTTCGCGTTCCTCGACAGCCCCAGGCCTGCCGCCGCAGAGGGCAACCAGCCCGCAGGCCGTCCGCTGGCCGAACTGGTGCGCCGACCGCAGATCGCGGTCGCAACGATCTGCGGTATGGTCGCCTATGCGCTGATGAACCTGGTGATGACCTCGACGCCGCTGGCGGTCGTAGGCTGCGGGTTCGCCCCCACGGATGCCGCCAACATCGTCAGCGCGCACGTGCTGGCGATGTTTGCCCCCAGCTTTTTCACCGGGCACCTGATTGCGCGCTTTGGCGCCGAACGGATCGTTGCCCTTGGCCTGTTCCTGCTGGCCCTGGCGGGTGCCGCGGCGCTGTCAGGGGTGGAGCTGTCGCATTTCTTCGCCGCCCTGGTCCTTCTGGGGATGGGTTGGAACTTTGGTTACATCGGCGCGACGACCATGCTGACCCGCGCCCATGCCCCCGAGGAACGGGGCGGCGTCCAGGGCCTGAACGACGCCGTGGTCTTCGGTGGGGTCTTCCTGGCTTCGCTATCGTCGGGCGGGCTGATGAATTGCAGCAGCGGAACGGTCGTCGCGGGCTGGAACGCGGTCAATCTGGCAATGCTGCCTTTCCTTGTGCTGGCGGGCGCGGCGCTGATCTGGCTGATGCTGAGCCCGAAGGAAGCCTGA
- the eda gene encoding bifunctional 4-hydroxy-2-oxoglutarate aldolase/2-dehydro-3-deoxy-phosphogluconate aldolase has translation MNPEIQSQKTRALCSLAPVIPVIVIKNAERAAGLARALVSGGLPVLEITLRSDAALDAIRAMSGVSGGHVGAGTVLTPDDAKRAKDAGASFAVSPGLTDRLIAACEELELPLLPGTATASEVMRAADAGYDMVKFFPAESSGGAPALKSLAGPLPKVRFCPTGGITLSNAADYLALPNVVCVGGSWIATDADVNAENWGAIQERAHAAARLSRG, from the coding sequence ATGAACCCTGAAATCCAGTCGCAAAAGACACGGGCGTTGTGCAGCCTGGCCCCGGTCATTCCGGTGATCGTGATCAAGAATGCCGAACGCGCGGCAGGCCTGGCGCGGGCTCTGGTATCGGGCGGGCTGCCGGTGCTGGAGATCACGCTGCGGTCGGACGCGGCCCTTGATGCGATCCGCGCCATGTCAGGGGTATCCGGCGGTCACGTCGGCGCGGGCACGGTGCTGACCCCGGACGATGCGAAGCGCGCCAAGGACGCGGGGGCAAGCTTTGCCGTCTCTCCTGGCCTGACCGACCGGCTGATCGCCGCCTGCGAGGAATTGGAACTGCCCCTGTTGCCCGGCACCGCTACCGCATCCGAGGTGATGCGCGCGGCTGATGCAGGCTATGACATGGTCAAGTTCTTTCCGGCCGAATCGAGTGGGGGCGCGCCTGCGCTGAAATCCCTCGCCGGGCCGTTGCCCAAGGTCCGCTTTTGCCCGACAGGCGGCATCACCCTGAGTAACGCCGCAGACTATCTTGCCCTGCCGAACGTCGTTTGCGTCGGCGGAAGCTGGATTGCCACCGATGCCGACGTCAACGCCGAAAACTGGGGGGCGATCCAGGAACGCGCCCATGCTGCCGCCCGGCTGAGCAGGGGCTGA
- the trhA gene encoding PAQR family membrane homeostasis protein TrhA, whose amino-acid sequence MTQVRQDKEIKGFFMTDSQFRFGRHYDFHERLADGIVHAIGVVLAVVGVAVLVFQAAVTATGAEVLAVSIYGGGLILSLAVSFVYNMLPHSALKWKLRRADHSAIFILIAATYTPFLHKASADPVVFVLLVCIWTMAALGVALKWLLPGRYDRLAILLYILMGWSGLVAIGPIADNLPPLSMLLIVIGGIIYTVGVIFHVWERLRFQNAIWHGFVVTAAAIHYVAVLSAI is encoded by the coding sequence ATGACGCAGGTCAGGCAGGATAAGGAGATCAAGGGGTTCTTCATGACTGACAGCCAGTTCCGCTTCGGGCGGCACTATGATTTCCACGAAAGGCTGGCGGATGGCATCGTCCATGCCATCGGCGTCGTCCTGGCAGTCGTGGGGGTGGCGGTGCTGGTCTTCCAGGCCGCAGTCACCGCCACGGGGGCCGAGGTTCTGGCCGTGTCGATCTATGGCGGCGGGCTGATCCTGTCGCTTGCAGTGTCGTTTGTCTATAATATGTTGCCGCATTCCGCGCTGAAATGGAAATTGCGCAGGGCCGATCATTCCGCGATCTTCATCCTGATCGCGGCCACCTACACGCCGTTCCTGCACAAGGCATCCGCCGATCCGGTGGTCTTTGTGCTGCTGGTCTGCATCTGGACCATGGCTGCCCTTGGCGTTGCGTTGAAATGGCTGTTGCCCGGGCGGTATGACCGGCTGGCGATCCTGCTCTATATCCTGATGGGGTGGAGCGGGCTTGTCGCCATCGGCCCCATCGCCGACAACCTGCCGCCCTTGTCCATGCTGCTGATCGTGATCGGCGGCATCATCTATACCGTGGGCGTGATCTTTCATGTCTGGGAACGGTTGCGCTTTCAAAACGCGATCTGGCACGGTTTTGTGGTCACAGCCGCCGCCATCCACTATGTCGCAGTGCTGTCGGCGATCTAG
- the rpsB gene encoding 30S ribosomal protein S2 encodes MALPEFNLRQLLEAGVHYGHQTQRWNPRMAEFIYGDRNGIHILDLTQTLPMLDAALQVVRDTVAKGGRVLFVGTKRQAQKPVADAAERSAQFYMNHRWLGGTLTNWKTVSQSINRLKAIDETMAGGAEGMTKKERLQLEREQAKLQASLGGIRHMGGLPDLLFVIDVNKEDLAILEAKKLGIPVVAVVDTNCSPEGVDYIIPGNDDAARAIALYCDLASRAALDGMSAQMGAAGVDVGALSDAPEELLDEPAAEEQATADA; translated from the coding sequence ATGGCGCTTCCCGAATTCAATCTGCGTCAGCTCTTGGAAGCTGGCGTTCACTATGGTCACCAAACGCAACGCTGGAATCCGCGCATGGCGGAATTCATCTATGGCGACCGCAACGGCATCCACATCCTGGACCTGACCCAGACCCTGCCAATGCTGGACGCGGCGCTGCAAGTCGTTCGCGACACCGTTGCCAAGGGCGGCCGCGTGCTGTTCGTGGGCACCAAGCGCCAGGCGCAAAAGCCGGTCGCGGACGCCGCCGAACGGTCCGCGCAGTTCTATATGAACCACCGCTGGCTGGGCGGCACGCTGACCAACTGGAAGACCGTTTCCCAGTCGATCAACCGCCTGAAAGCCATTGACGAGACGATGGCCGGTGGTGCCGAGGGCATGACCAAGAAAGAGCGTCTGCAGCTGGAACGCGAACAGGCGAAACTGCAAGCCTCGCTTGGCGGCATCCGCCACATGGGCGGCCTGCCGGATCTGCTGTTCGTCATCGACGTGAACAAGGAAGATCTGGCCATCCTGGAAGCCAAGAAGCTGGGCATCCCGGTCGTGGCCGTGGTCGATACCAACTGCTCGCCCGAAGGCGTGGATTACATCATCCCCGGCAACGACGATGCGGCCCGGGCCATTGCGCTGTATTGCGACCTGGCCAGCCGTGCGGCGCTTGACGGCATGTCGGCCCAGATGGGCGCCGCCGGCGTCGATGTCGGTGCGCTGTCGGATGCGCCCGAGGAACTGCTGGACGAGCCTGCGGCCGAGGAACAGGCAACCGCCGACGCCTGA
- the tsf gene encoding translation elongation factor Ts — protein sequence MAITAAMVKELRETTGAGMMDAKKALTETDGNMEAAIDWLRTKGLAKAAKKADRVAAEGLIGVQVTDGRGIAVEINSETDFVAKNADFQQLVRDITDIALTTATDVEVLRATHLNGKPVSEVLTDAIARIGENLTLRRMHLLEGDTVVSYVHNAATEGMGKIGVLVALNGDKDKAQAIGKQFAMHIAATNPVSLSEATLDPTLLARELEVQTAKALEENASSAKPKPEAVIQNNIIPGRMKKFVGENTLLGQPFVINPDLTVEQAAKEAGVEITGFARVAVGEGIEKKEEDFAAEVAKTLSGA from the coding sequence ATGGCTATCACCGCCGCGATGGTGAAAGAGCTGCGCGAAACGACCGGCGCAGGGATGATGGACGCCAAGAAGGCATTGACGGAAACCGACGGCAACATGGAAGCGGCCATTGACTGGCTGCGCACCAAGGGTCTGGCCAAGGCCGCCAAGAAGGCCGATCGCGTCGCTGCCGAAGGTCTGATCGGCGTGCAGGTCACGGATGGTCGCGGCATTGCGGTCGAGATCAACTCGGAAACCGATTTCGTTGCCAAGAACGCCGATTTTCAGCAGCTTGTCCGCGACATCACCGACATCGCCCTGACCACCGCGACGGATGTCGAGGTTCTGAGGGCCACGCATCTGAACGGCAAGCCCGTGTCCGAGGTGCTGACCGACGCCATTGCCCGCATCGGCGAAAACCTGACCCTGCGCCGGATGCACCTGCTGGAGGGTGATACGGTCGTGTCCTATGTCCACAACGCCGCAACCGAAGGCATGGGCAAGATCGGTGTTCTGGTCGCGCTGAACGGCGACAAGGACAAGGCACAGGCGATCGGCAAGCAATTCGCGATGCACATCGCGGCGACGAACCCCGTGTCGCTGTCCGAAGCCACGCTGGACCCGACGCTGCTGGCACGCGAGTTGGAAGTGCAGACCGCCAAGGCCCTGGAAGAAAACGCATCTTCCGCCAAGCCGAAACCCGAGGCGGTGATCCAGAACAACATCATTCCCGGCCGGATGAAGAAGTTCGTGGGTGAAAACACCCTGCTGGGCCAGCCTTTCGTGATCAATCCCGACCTGACGGTCGAGCAGGCCGCGAAGGAAGCCGGGGTCGAGATCACCGGCTTTGCCCGCGTCGCAGTTGGCGAAGGGATCGAGAAGAAAGAAGAAGATTTCGCAGCCGAAGTCGCAAAGACCCTCAGCGGCGCCTGA
- a CDS encoding (d)CMP kinase, which translates to MPFIIAIDGPAASGKGTIARALASHFGFHHLDTGLLYRATGAKGGDPVAAARSLQASDLDRPDLRSAEAGQAASRIAAIPEVREALVAFQHRFAAQEPGAVLDGRDIGTVICPDAAVKLYVTASDQVRAVRRAAELGADADEMLAQLQERDRRDSERATAPLRPAPDAVLLDTSHLTIPEAIALAVAQVDRVRG; encoded by the coding sequence ATGCCATTCATCATTGCCATCGACGGACCCGCCGCCTCGGGCAAGGGCACCATTGCCCGCGCGCTTGCCTCGCATTTCGGATTTCACCATCTGGACACCGGGTTGCTGTATCGGGCGACTGGAGCCAAGGGAGGCGATCCTGTCGCGGCGGCCCGGTCGCTGCAAGCCAGTGACCTAGACCGCCCCGACCTGCGCAGCGCCGAGGCGGGTCAAGCCGCCAGCCGCATTGCCGCGATCCCCGAGGTGCGCGAAGCTCTGGTGGCATTCCAACACCGCTTTGCCGCGCAGGAACCCGGCGCCGTTCTGGACGGGCGCGATATCGGAACGGTGATCTGCCCCGACGCGGCGGTCAAGCTGTATGTGACCGCATCGGATCAGGTGCGTGCCGTGCGCAGGGCTGCCGAACTGGGGGCCGACGCGGACGAGATGCTGGCGCAGTTGCAGGAACGGGACCGGCGCGACAGCGAGCGTGCGACGGCGCCACTAAGGCCCGCCCCGGATGCGGTTCTTCTGGACACCAGCCACCTGACCATTCCCGAAGCCATCGCCCTGGCCGTCGCCCAGGTTGACAGGGTGCGGGGCTAG
- a CDS encoding I78 family peptidase inhibitor — MPIFPRGALPALTLTLAACATGYAPTVSATRCDPARHQALVGMNIGEVYLPPQLHYREISPGQVVTQEYQPGRLNIFLDPKGWIGRVSCG, encoded by the coding sequence ATGCCCATCTTCCCGCGCGGGGCCTTGCCCGCCCTGACCCTCACATTGGCCGCCTGCGCCACCGGCTATGCACCCACCGTCTCTGCGACGCGCTGCGATCCGGCCCGGCATCAGGCGTTGGTCGGCATGAATATCGGCGAGGTTTATCTGCCGCCGCAACTGCATTATCGGGAAATCAGCCCTGGTCAGGTTGTCACGCAGGAATATCAGCCGGGGCGCCTGAACATCTTCCTGGATCCCAAGGGCTGGATCGGGCGGGTAAGCTGCGGCTGA
- a CDS encoding superoxide dismutase family protein gives MPLRTAAALGLLLAFPAAAQDTAAPAAPTEGQAPMIAEIKTAEGQSLGTATAVATPSGVMLVTLELQGVPAGIHGAHVHETGECAPPDFESAGGHLAGDKEHGIMAANGPHPGDLPNIHVPESGALMVEHFAAGLTPDLMADEDGSAIIIHEQPDDYVGQPSGHAGGRIGCGTFAQAN, from the coding sequence ATGCCCTTGCGAACCGCTGCCGCCCTGGGCTTGTTGCTGGCCTTTCCCGCCGCCGCGCAAGACACCGCCGCCCCCGCCGCCCCGACCGAAGGCCAGGCACCCATGATCGCCGAAATCAAGACCGCCGAGGGTCAAAGCCTGGGAACCGCGACTGCGGTTGCCACACCGTCCGGCGTGATGCTGGTCACGCTGGAATTGCAGGGTGTTCCTGCGGGCATCCACGGCGCCCATGTCCATGAAACCGGCGAATGCGCACCGCCCGATTTCGAATCCGCCGGGGGTCACCTGGCAGGCGACAAGGAACATGGCATCATGGCGGCAAACGGCCCCCATCCGGGCGATCTGCCGAACATCCATGTCCCGGAAAGCGGTGCGTTGATGGTGGAGCATTTCGCCGCAGGGCTGACGCCGGACCTGATGGCCGACGAAGACGGATCGGCAATCATCATCCACGAGCAACCCGACGATTATGTCGGCCAACCATCTGGCCATGCAGGTGGTCGCATCGGCTGCGGCACCTTTGCCCAGGCGAACTAG
- a CDS encoding ETC complex I subunit encodes MRVRIYQPARNAMQSGNARTKKWVMEFSPQGRDIDPLMGWISADDTQSQVRLRFDTLKQAEDYARERGLEYVVQPPHSRATNVRPRGYGENFATDRRAPWTH; translated from the coding sequence ATGCGCGTCCGCATCTATCAACCCGCCCGCAATGCCATGCAGTCCGGCAATGCGCGGACGAAAAAATGGGTGATGGAATTTTCCCCCCAAGGCCGCGACATCGATCCGCTGATGGGCTGGATCAGCGCCGACGATACGCAAAGCCAGGTTCGCCTGCGCTTTGACACGCTGAAGCAGGCCGAGGATTATGCCCGCGAACGTGGTCTGGAATACGTCGTCCAGCCTCCGCACAGCCGCGCGACCAATGTCCGTCCGCGGGGCTATGGAGAGAACTTCGCCACAGACCGGCGCGCGCCCTGGACGCATTGA
- a CDS encoding MYG1 family protein, translating to MNIAHLVTHSGGFHADELLSSVILTRLFPKARITRTRDAAWTTPAPDRVIYDVGRDHDPERLIFDHHQKSPPLRDDSQPYSSFGLIWRHFGRDYLRAFGVPDGDLDMIHAAFDADFVLPIDLVDNGALSPTGLLGDLSLPLLLESLKPVFDDRSPGADDRAFEHALTIARAFVEAAVARKAAKLRAEAVVMEAIAAAGESRVLELPMGMPFRSAIEKAGADHLLFVVHPRETDWTLTGIRREPEGFALRADLPEAWAGLTDAAFEAASGVPGSRFCHNARFIAVAADRKAALQLATLAVQHTKALRGAA from the coding sequence ATGAATATTGCTCATCTTGTCACCCATTCCGGTGGCTTTCACGCTGACGAGCTTCTCTCCTCCGTTATCCTGACGCGACTTTTCCCAAAAGCGCGGATCACGCGGACGCGTGATGCGGCTTGGACCACACCGGCGCCGGACCGGGTGATCTATGACGTCGGCCGCGATCACGATCCGGAGCGGCTGATCTTCGATCACCACCAGAAGAGCCCACCTCTGCGCGACGACAGCCAGCCCTACAGCTCGTTCGGCCTGATCTGGCGGCACTTCGGCAGGGACTATCTGCGGGCCTTTGGTGTTCCTGATGGGGATCTGGACATGATCCATGCAGCGTTCGACGCCGATTTCGTCCTGCCCATCGACCTGGTGGACAATGGAGCCCTGTCGCCAACCGGGCTGCTCGGAGACCTGTCCCTGCCGCTCCTGCTGGAAAGCCTCAAACCCGTCTTCGACGATCGCAGCCCGGGTGCCGATGATCGGGCCTTCGAGCATGCGTTGACCATCGCTCGTGCCTTCGTTGAGGCGGCGGTTGCACGAAAGGCCGCCAAGCTGCGGGCCGAGGCTGTCGTCATGGAGGCCATCGCCGCCGCCGGAGAAAGCCGGGTCCTCGAACTCCCGATGGGCATGCCCTTCCGCTCTGCCATCGAGAAGGCGGGCGCCGATCACCTGCTGTTCGTGGTTCACCCCCGAGAAACAGACTGGACCCTGACCGGCATCCGCCGCGAGCCCGAGGGTTTCGCCCTTCGCGCCGACCTGCCGGAGGCCTGGGCGGGACTGACCGACGCGGCCTTTGAAGCTGCATCTGGCGTTCCTGGCTCACGCTTCTGCCACAACGCCCGCTTCATTGCTGTGGCCGCAGATCGTAAGGCTGCTCTGCAGCTTGCCACTCTGGCAGTTCAACATACGAAGGCCCTACGAGGAGCAGCTTGA
- a CDS encoding Ykof family thiamine-binding protein has translation MFIGAQVSLYPMTSDFAGVILSSLRGLDPYRGRLRIETDDISTLMVGGPEPLFDAVRDLFARAARDPAHVTMHVTFSRGCPGEPDDPTCRCDTLTRAQGLSLAERQAGALEAVRTAPVLGVDIDVQFSLYVLGQYRHMDEIYGCIDFLKNSGTFLRSKNFCTRLRGDAGAVFEALRQAFLRFGPAEGHVTIDMTASANSPGRH, from the coding sequence ATGTTCATTGGCGCGCAAGTGTCGCTATATCCCATGACGTCCGATTTCGCAGGCGTCATCCTGTCCAGCCTCAGGGGGCTTGATCCCTATCGCGGCAGGCTCCGGATCGAGACGGACGATATTTCCACTTTAATGGTCGGGGGGCCAGAGCCGTTGTTCGATGCCGTGCGCGACCTTTTCGCCCGCGCCGCGCGCGATCCAGCGCATGTGACGATGCACGTCACATTCTCGCGTGGCTGCCCCGGAGAACCTGACGACCCGACCTGCCGCTGCGACACGCTGACTCGTGCGCAGGGCTTGTCCCTGGCGGAACGTCAGGCCGGGGCGCTTGAGGCGGTACGAACTGCGCCGGTCCTTGGCGTGGATATCGACGTGCAGTTTTCGCTTTATGTGCTGGGCCAGTACCGCCACATGGACGAGATCTATGGCTGCATCGACTTTCTCAAGAACTCTGGCACGTTCCTGCGGTCCAAGAACTTTTGCACCCGCCTGCGGGGCGATGCGGGGGCGGTCTTCGAGGCGCTGCGCCAAGCCTTCCTGCGCTTTGGCCCGGCCGAGGGGCATGTAACCATCGACATGACGGCCTCGGCTAACAGTCCCGGCAGGCACTGA